A single region of the Salvia miltiorrhiza cultivar Shanhuang (shh) chromosome 8, IMPLAD_Smil_shh, whole genome shotgun sequence genome encodes:
- the LOC130998740 gene encoding putative late blight resistance protein homolog R1A-10, which produces MAAYAALVSVMNIIEQMMSHPRVSTVFDKKQIESIGEKADGLLDLITNSNIDGGSKEASDLESQIASAAHAAEDVIESHIVDQIQAGSSQPSHGCSVLDLQQIIEEMDGIMIKGAELKEKWRAREEQATHGDVDVVEEQQPLTTTRKASPVGLEDDVMHIMHKLTTHQPEQHVISIVGMGGTGKTTLALNVYENSLIKGHFDIRAWATVSQQYSAQEIFSKLLSSIGQSGSGNDLGLKLHQTLSGRRYLIVLDDIWSIEAWDEVRLYFPDIGNRSRIVLTTRLSDVASGCGSSSCITMKPLDEDQSWVLFCRSAFQQEHCPYPQLENVGNEIVRLCRGLPLSIVVIGGFLLKSPRTVAFWEDVAKNVPNSVEKQEILDVLSLSYSHLPPHLKPCFLYMGIFREDSEIRASRIIKLWVAEGFIKPKRAQMLEEIAEGYLNDLVDRNLVLVGRHRSNGKIRSCRLHDLIRDLCLKVSEKGKFFYAKRALDNMSKERRFICHDFIKSEDVHEMSDALMSAQLLRSLVSSTWWKLPVVFKLLRVLTTASDCSAEDIIQNLNLRYLSFQPLYSILTLVRLPSSISFIWNLQTLSINAKLVVAPIEIWSLSQLRHVECKRIYLPHPPPSPNDCVVMGNLQTLIKAVNLRLSEEVCKRIPNTNKLHLIYNDKLEGYDDCLFDHLHNLGSLHKLQSLELVSTSANSSCNADRLKCAFPVSLKKLSLKNCSLDWNDLTIIGSAPQLEALKLDNSVKGQNWSLVNGEFLRLRFLSIIQCDLRCWDADSSHFPVLEKLRLEGLMHLEEIPLDIGEIPTLEIISVVECSESAGICAKKIKEEQESLGNEGLQVQIPSRRLIQMAQLIVSLRKAFGSAGETYYL; this is translated from the coding sequence ATGGCAGCTTATGCAGCTCTGGTTTCTGTGATGAACATTATTGAGCAGATGATGAGCCATCCTCGCGTTTCAACTGTATTCGACAAGAAACAGATTGAATCCATTGGGGAAAAGGCTGATGGCTTGCTCGACTTGATTACCAACAGTAATATTGATGGAGGTAGCAAAGAAGCATCAGATCTGGAGAGTCAAATCGCATCTGCAGCTCACGCAGCTGAAGATGTGATTGAATCACACATTGTCGATCAAATTCAAGCTGGATCCAGTCAACCGAGTCATGGATGCTCTGTGTTGGATCTGCAACAAATAATTGAAGAAATGGATGGTATCATGATCAAGGGTGCTGAACTCAAGGAGAAATGGCGAGCAAGAGAGGAGCAAGCTACACATGGTGACGTGGATGTTGTGGAGGAGCAACAACCTCTTACCACCACCAGAAAGGCTTCTCCGGTGGGACTCGAAGATGACGTGATGCACATCATGCACAAGCTCACCACGCATCAACCCGAGCAGCACGTCATCTCGATTGTTGGGATGGGCGGCACGGGTAAGACCACGCTTGCCctaaatgtttatgaaaattcaCTCATCAAGGGACACTTTGATATTCGTGCTTGGGCTACTGTATCTCAACAATACAGTGCACAAGAAATCTTTTCAAAACTTCTCTCTAGCATAGGGCAAAGTGGAAGTGGAAATGATTTAGGGCTAAAGTTGCATCAAACTTTATCGGGTAGAAGATATCTGATTGTATTAGATGACATATGGAGTATTGAAGCTTGGGATGAAGTGAGGCTTTACTTTCCTGATATTGGAAATAGAAGTCGGATCGTTTTAACTACTAGGTTGTCTGATGTGGCTAGTGGTTGTGGCTCTAGTTCTTGCATCACCATGAAACCTTTAGATGAGGATCAAAGTTGGGTGTTGTTTTGCAGAAGTGCTTTCCAGCAAGAACATTGCCCTTATCCTCAACTAGAAAATGTGGGAAAtgagattgttagattgtgcAGAGGACTACCCTTGTCAATTGTTGTGATTGGAGGGTTTCTTCTCAAATCGCCTAGGACTGTAGCATTCTGGGAGGATGTTGCCAAGAATGTTCCCAATTCAGTGGAGAAGCAAGAGATCTTAGATGTGTTATCTTTAAGCTATAGTCACTTGCCCCCTCATCTGAAACCATGTTTTCTTTATATGGGGATTTTCCGGGAGGACAGTGAGATTCGTGCATCCCGAATCATCAAACTTTGGGTTGCTGAAGGATTTATCAAACCGAAGAGAGCCCAAATGTTAGAAGAGATTGCAGAGGGGTACTTGAATGACTTAGTCGACAGGAATCTTGTTCTTGTTGGCAGACATCGATCTAATGGGAAGATTAGGTCTTGTCGACTTCACGATCTGATAAGAGATCTGTGCTTGAAAGTCTCTGAGAAAGGCAAGTTCTTCTATGCCAAGAGGGCACTTGACAACATGAGTAAGGAGCGTCGGTTCATATGTCATGACTTCATCAAGAGTGAAGATGTTCATGAGATGTCTGATGCTCTGATGTCAGCGCAGCTTCTTCGTTCTCTGGTATCCAGCACATGGTGGAAGCTGCCGGTTGTGTTTAAGTTGTTGAGGGTTTTGACTACGGCTAGCGACTGTTCCGCGGAGGATATAATTCAGAACTTGAACCTGCGGTACCTTAGTTTCCAACCTTTGTACTCCATCTTGACCTTGGTAAGGCTtccttcttcaatatccttcatTTGGAACCTGCAAACATTGTCAATTAATGCGAAACTTGTCGTTGCACCAATTGAAATTTGGAGCTTGTCACAACTTAGGCATGTGGAGTGCAAACGGATTTATCTTCCCCATCCTCCTCCTTCTCCAAATGACTGTGTTGTCATGGGAAACTTACAGACACTGATAAAAGCAGTAAATTTGAGGTTGAGTGAGGAGGTGTGTAAGAGAATTCCCAACACCAACAAATTGCATCTAATCTACAATGATAAGTTGGAGGGCTATGATGATTGCTTGTTCGACCATCTCCACAATCTTGGAAGCTTACATAAACTTCAATCACTAGAGCTAGTTTCCACCTCTGCTAACTCCTCATGCAATGCAGATAGGCTTAAGTGTGCATTTCCGGTATCTCTGAAGAAGCTGTCACTGAAAAACTGCAGTCTTGACTGGAATGATCTAACAATCATCGGTTCTGCACCCCAATTAGAAGCTCTCAAGCTAGATAATTCCGTCAAGGGACAGAACTGGAGTCTGGTTAATGGGGAGTTTCTCCGCCTTAGATTCTTGAGCATTATCCAATGTGATCTGAGATGTTGGGATGCAGACAGCTCCCATTTCCCAGTTCTGGAGAAGCTTAGACTTGAGGGATTGATGCACTTGGAAGAGATCCCTTTGGATATTGGAGAAATTCCGACACTTGAAATCATCAGCGTTGTTGAATGCAGCGAGTCTGCTGGAATTTGCGCAAAGAAAATAAAGGAAGAACAAGAGAGTCTAGGAAATGAGGGCCTTCAAGTTCAA